A single Chryseobacterium sp. DNA region contains:
- a CDS encoding acyl-CoA carboxylase subunit beta: protein MDIEFNKREDQNRLKLSEINRLLTEIKKGGGEKRLQKLREEGKMTARERIDYLLDKNSESIEVGAFAGYEMYKEHGGCPSGGVVVVIGYVSGRQCIVVANDASVKAGAWFPITGKKNLRAQEIAMENKLPIIYLVDSAGVYLPMQDEIFPDKEHFGRIFRNNAKMSSMGIIQISAVMGSCVAGGAYLPIMSDEAMIVDKTGSIFLAGSYLVKAAIGETIDNETLGGATTHCSISGVTDYKAKNDKDALDRIKNIMKSTGSTEKAGFDRIESFPPKQNPEDIFGIMPVSRAEQYDTYDIIKCIVDNSEYEEYKPDYGKSIICATARVDGWSVGIVANQRKMVKNGKGEVQFGGVIYSDSADKATRFIANCNQRKIPLIFLQDVTGFMVGSKSEHGGIIKDGAKMVNAVSNSIVPKFTIITGNSYGAGNYAMCGKAYDPRLIVAWPWADLAVMGGAQAAKVLAQIQESTLKKQGKEITEEEHNEILDTISKRYQKQTESTYAAARLWTDAIINPADTRKWISMGIEAANHAPITEKFNLGVIQV, encoded by the coding sequence ATGGATATCGAATTCAACAAACGGGAAGATCAGAACAGGTTAAAACTATCAGAGATAAATCGCTTGCTCACTGAAATTAAAAAAGGGGGTGGTGAAAAGAGGCTTCAGAAGCTTCGTGAAGAAGGAAAAATGACTGCAAGAGAAAGGATTGATTATCTTCTCGATAAGAATTCGGAATCCATAGAAGTAGGAGCTTTTGCAGGCTACGAAATGTATAAAGAACATGGGGGATGCCCTAGCGGAGGGGTTGTTGTTGTCATCGGCTATGTTTCCGGAAGGCAATGTATTGTTGTCGCGAATGATGCTTCTGTAAAAGCCGGCGCATGGTTTCCTATTACCGGAAAGAAAAACTTAAGGGCCCAGGAAATCGCCATGGAAAACAAGCTTCCGATTATTTATCTGGTGGACTCTGCAGGTGTTTATCTTCCCATGCAGGACGAAATTTTTCCTGATAAGGAACATTTCGGAAGGATATTCAGAAACAATGCTAAAATGAGCTCAATGGGAATCATCCAGATCTCTGCTGTTATGGGCAGTTGTGTGGCTGGAGGAGCTTATCTCCCTATTATGAGTGACGAAGCGATGATTGTTGATAAAACAGGTTCTATTTTCCTTGCAGGAAGCTATCTGGTAAAAGCAGCCATTGGAGAAACCATAGATAATGAAACTCTTGGTGGCGCGACTACCCACTGTTCTATTTCAGGAGTTACAGATTATAAAGCTAAGAATGACAAAGACGCGCTGGATAGAATCAAAAATATTATGAAGTCTACCGGAAGTACTGAGAAAGCTGGTTTTGATAGAATTGAAAGTTTTCCTCCAAAGCAAAATCCGGAAGATATATTTGGAATTATGCCGGTTTCAAGAGCTGAGCAATACGATACTTATGACATTATTAAATGTATTGTGGATAACTCCGAATATGAAGAATATAAGCCAGACTACGGAAAAAGTATCATCTGTGCGACGGCAAGAGTTGACGGCTGGTCTGTAGGGATTGTAGCCAACCAGAGAAAGATGGTCAAGAACGGTAAGGGAGAAGTACAGTTTGGCGGAGTCATTTACTCCGATTCTGCGGATAAGGCCACAAGATTTATAGCCAACTGCAACCAAAGAAAGATTCCTTTGATCTTCTTACAGGATGTTACCGGTTTTATGGTAGGATCTAAATCAGAACATGGAGGGATCATTAAAGATGGGGCAAAAATGGTAAATGCCGTATCTAATTCTATAGTTCCCAAATTCACTATCATTACAGGTAATTCTTACGGAGCGGGTAATTACGCAATGTGTGGAAAAGCATATGACCCCAGACTGATTGTAGCTTGGCCTTGGGCTGATCTGGCTGTAATGGGAGGAGCACAGGCTGCAAAAGTTTTAGCCCAGATCCAGGAATCAACACTGAAGAAACAAGGGAAAGAAATAACCGAAGAAGAGCACAATGAAATTCTGGATACCATCTCCAAAAGATACCAAAAACAGACAGAATCCACGTACGCAGCAGCGAGATTGTGGACAGATGCGATCATCAATCCTGCCGATACCAGAAAATGGATCTCTATGGGGATAGAAGCAGCTAATCATGCTCCTATCACGGAG
- a CDS encoding GNAT family N-acetyltransferase, translated as MILNKDIRIKTDRLVLQPVEELYIDDINTYFTAEVTRYMPFNPDGDRNNIFVFVKESKKSLLKNTDLVMVALDHHNNFTGCCGIHNITEESAELGLWLKKGKQGIGLGTEIIVALIEFLESNFTFKYIVYPVDQENIASRKIPEKLGFTPFKKYQKNKSPSSFLNIIEYRKYYSV; from the coding sequence ATGATACTCAATAAAGATATTAGAATTAAAACAGATCGGCTGGTATTACAGCCTGTAGAAGAATTGTATATTGATGATATCAATACATACTTTACTGCAGAAGTTACAAGATATATGCCTTTTAATCCGGATGGAGATAGAAATAACATTTTCGTTTTCGTGAAAGAATCAAAAAAGTCGCTATTAAAAAATACTGACCTGGTCATGGTTGCACTTGATCATCATAATAATTTTACGGGCTGCTGCGGCATCCATAATATAACGGAAGAATCGGCAGAGCTCGGCTTATGGTTAAAAAAGGGCAAACAAGGTATTGGGTTGGGTACAGAAATAATAGTGGCCCTTATTGAATTTTTAGAAAGCAATTTTACTTTCAAATATATAGTCTATCCAGTTGATCAGGAAAATATAGCCAGTAGGAAAATACCTGAAAAATTAGGCTTTACCCCTTTTAAAAAATATCAAAAAAATAAAAGCCCATCATCATTTCTCAATATCATAGAATATAGAAAATATTATTCAGTTTAA
- a CDS encoding EamA family transporter encodes MHKLALFRLHLIVFLWGFTAILGKLIHANAQILVFYRMLFAAVFLFVFIRIYKKDSIKVSKKIFFQLAAIGLAMALHWYCFFYSIKVSNVSIALSCLSLSTLFASILEPVIFKRKVDVSEVVMGVVIVACILLIFKTEFHYKEGILYGILCAVFGTIFSVFNGKMFGKTSSGNIIFYEIFSGWFILMVFYLLTGQIFQMNEINYRDLALICLLASVFTAFPMLESVKLMKYISPFTLILTVNLEPVYGIILAFFIFGESEHMSPIFYIASGVMILAIIANGLIKARKTKKL; translated from the coding sequence ATGCATAAATTAGCACTTTTCAGATTGCATTTAATTGTATTTTTATGGGGGTTCACTGCAATTTTAGGAAAACTGATTCATGCGAATGCCCAGATCCTGGTGTTTTACAGAATGCTTTTTGCAGCGGTCTTTCTTTTTGTATTTATCAGGATTTATAAAAAGGACAGTATCAAGGTTTCAAAAAAAATATTCTTTCAGCTGGCTGCTATTGGTTTGGCTATGGCCCTGCATTGGTACTGCTTTTTTTATTCTATTAAAGTCTCCAATGTTTCTATTGCTTTAAGCTGCCTTTCATTATCTACACTTTTTGCATCCATATTGGAGCCTGTTATTTTTAAAAGGAAAGTGGATGTATCGGAGGTGGTTATGGGAGTGGTGATTGTAGCTTGTATTCTGCTGATTTTTAAAACAGAATTTCATTATAAAGAAGGTATTCTTTATGGCATTCTCTGCGCTGTATTCGGAACGATCTTCTCTGTTTTTAACGGAAAGATGTTTGGAAAAACAAGCTCCGGGAACATTATATTCTATGAAATTTTCTCCGGATGGTTTATTTTAATGGTCTTTTATCTGCTGACAGGGCAAATCTTTCAGATGAATGAAATAAACTATAGAGATCTGGCGTTAATATGCTTGTTAGCCAGTGTTTTCACAGCTTTTCCAATGCTGGAATCAGTTAAACTGATGAAGTATATTTCGCCTTTTACTTTAATTTTAACAGTTAATTTGGAACCGGTTTACGGAATTATACTAGCTTTTTTTATCTTTGGAGAATCAGAACATATGAGCCCTATTTTTTATATTGCTTCAGGCGTTATGATACTGGCAATCATTGCTAATGGATTAATTAAAGCCAGAAAAACAAAAAAACTTTAA
- a CDS encoding PorV/PorQ family protein, with the protein MMKKYFLLAFLLLFGLSQSQIIRKYSNEFLNIGAGARGLAMGGAVISNQDDVYSPMWNPAGLMSIDRDWQGAAMHAEYFESIAKYDYLAYAKVMEEGVFGVSVVRLGVDNILNTTQMIDSEGNIDYDKITKFSQSDYAAILSYAFRPGGNPNLDVGVNAKIVYRNVGKFASGYGFGFDVGAIYKGENGWKFGGMIRDITTTVNFWSINQKELSAVVNGEEFNPAPKDKMELTMPKLNVGASKLFEINSSVYVLPEAGINVDFAKTASLISTDFASISPYAGAELGYQKMIFVRLGINRFQSITDIEDLKRKVSFQPSAGIGIRYRGLTLDYAITNSGIGGSNFYSNFFSLKLDMGAFRND; encoded by the coding sequence ATGATGAAAAAATATTTTTTACTTGCATTTTTACTGCTGTTTGGGCTTTCCCAATCTCAGATTATAAGAAAATATTCCAATGAATTTTTAAATATCGGAGCAGGAGCAAGAGGCCTTGCCATGGGAGGAGCAGTAATATCCAATCAGGATGATGTTTATTCACCGATGTGGAACCCTGCAGGGTTAATGTCTATCGACAGAGACTGGCAAGGAGCGGCAATGCACGCAGAATATTTTGAATCTATTGCCAAATATGATTACCTGGCTTATGCCAAAGTAATGGAAGAAGGTGTTTTCGGAGTTTCAGTAGTGAGACTGGGTGTAGATAATATTTTGAATACCACTCAAATGATCGACTCGGAGGGAAATATCGATTATGATAAAATCACAAAATTCTCTCAATCCGATTATGCTGCGATACTTTCTTATGCATTCCGCCCCGGAGGAAACCCCAACCTGGATGTAGGAGTGAATGCGAAGATTGTCTATAGAAATGTAGGGAAATTTGCCAGCGGATATGGTTTCGGTTTCGATGTGGGAGCCATCTATAAAGGAGAAAACGGATGGAAGTTTGGGGGAATGATCCGTGATATCACCACAACAGTCAACTTCTGGAGTATTAATCAGAAAGAGTTGTCAGCAGTGGTGAACGGAGAAGAATTTAACCCTGCTCCAAAGGATAAAATGGAACTTACGATGCCTAAACTGAATGTGGGGGCCAGTAAGCTGTTTGAAATCAACAGTAGTGTTTATGTATTGCCTGAAGCAGGGATCAATGTAGATTTTGCTAAAACGGCTTCACTGATTTCTACAGATTTTGCCAGTATCAGTCCGTATGCAGGAGCTGAATTGGGATATCAGAAAATGATTTTTGTGAGATTAGGGATTAACAGATTCCAATCCATTACAGATATAGAGGACCTTAAAAGGAAAGTTTCATTCCAGCCAAGCGCAGGGATTGGAATACGATACAGAGGACTTACCCTGGATTACGCTATAACCAATTCAGGGATAGGAGGTTCTAATTTCTATTCTAATTTCTTCTCGCTTAAACTGGATATGGGAGCATTCCGAAATGATTAA